The Anguilla anguilla isolate fAngAng1 chromosome 2, fAngAng1.pri, whole genome shotgun sequence genome contains the following window.
AGACCAGTCCAGAAAAGACCACTGCACACCTCGCAAAGTACACAAACTGATATCAGGCAGATATCAGGCATGAGAAATGCTCTCAAAAACAGTACATCAGCTATGAccattaaaattataattttttttttttttaaacacactgcaTGCAATAGTTTTATAAAACCACACCCTGCCGTACACCTTCTGTATACCCGAAACAGAACTTGGCTTCAAATGTTCccttttaaaatacagtgaTTCCGTGTTCTTAGAACCACACACCAAGGTGCACAGAACACAGTCTTACCTGCTGCCATTTTCCACTGTCCTCCAGGATGCAGGGAGTATCGTAAATCGCACGGTAGTGTTTGCATATGGAGAGGTAAGATCCCTCGTGTTGGTCCACTTGAATCATCAAATTGTAATACTTCAGCTTTGATTCCTAAAACAGAGATGATTCAGATGtttcaatgggaaaaaaaccGTTCGGAACATCAACAGTAGATAATTAAAGCATTTTGTTAGGCAAAACAAAGGCAGACATAAACACCTTCATCGCAAAGAACAAGGACTTTAATCAATAAATGCACGGCAAGGAACGTCTCGAATTCTGTTCTTtccaacaaaatatataatgtcCAGTTCAAAAGGAAGATGACAAGTCACTGTGTTTACATGCAGATCGATAACCACAAAGAACAGAAAGAGATTTTGGAAAAGTATATTTCACCAACGGCAGCTTGGCTTCCTCACCTCTGTGCCCTCCTCCTGGAAGAATTTGGTGTTGATTTTCTTGCTTATGATCTGAGTGCGGATGTAGTCCTTCACGGCAATGCACAGCCTCATCTGCTCCAGGATGAACTCcaccttctccttcttctccatTGAGCCGTACGTTTCGACCTTACGGAGGACAAGGTCAGTGAAAACACAGAAGGCGACAGCACAGACCCATTACACGAGGAGTCATTTCAACACATACACGGACAATTCCAGGCCGAGGACACCGATGACTTCATGCCAAGTAAGGACGAGTGCGCACACATTTTACGAACAATCATACAGCCGTTGCCAAGGTTTCTCGTTAAATTTCTCAAACATGGACTTAGCTTAGGACTACAGAGAGTGTATTTCAACACTCTTTTTCCTCACAATCTGGCTGCAGGATTACATCATCTCACGAATAGCTGGCATCACATCCTGGCACGACATCACATTCCAAACTGACTATACAATCACAATGGGAAACCAGCAGAATTAAAGAAATTAGAAAAGAGTCCCAGACTTGCCTGCAGTTCCTGCAAGATTGCAGCTGCTTCTTTGACTTCTCCATTCTGCTCCTTGATGTTTGCCAAGGTTTTGGTCAGCCGCGCCCGCTCAATTTCCACATAAATCTGAGAGACAAGACTGAGCTTAGCTCTTTCAAGCACTGCAACATTTCCGTTTGTACAAAAAAGTACTTTTCACCAGTGTGTGACTCCCGAGGCAGTCCAAAATGAACTGTATAACAGTGCTAAGGGCAATGCAAATCTTAGCACAGCTGTATGAAAAGGGGAAGGGTGTCTCTGCAGCAGCCCATACCTTGCCTGCAGTAACAGTGCGCAAAGTGTCAATAAGCCTCAGCTTGATGGTCAGGTCTGTCATCGCATCCACATACTTGTAGCATTCCTGCACCATCTTGGCAACTGCCTGACAATAACAAGgaacaaaacaaggaaaattgTTATCTTTCACAACTAAAACGAACATCTCACAAAAACACCGGGAAAGGACCTGACATAGTTATCgcaaattacattattttctgtACATACCCCAGGCAAGTCAGGGCTTACACTTTTTACAGGTCATGTATTTAAGCTGGAGGTTCAAACTTTAAACACTGCTAAAATCAGGCCCATAACTAGAACGCCAAGTTGATGGCCTCCTTAAAATTAGTAAGTCTTGTACCACCATCATTCTTACCAAATATTTCACAAATCTTGCATACTAGAAAAATTGAGTCGTTTTCTGCCAGTCAAACCAGACCTGTTTAAGCTGACTTCGCCTTTTGGAAAGGAGCATGACGTTTTCATTCAGGGAGTCCCAGTCTTTAGCCTCATAGCACATCTGTACAATTGCGACCAGAATCTTTGAGGTCGACACCATGTCAGAAGCCTGTTATAATCAGAGAAAATCAAATTATGTCCTCATGCTACATTGCAGGGAGATATCATGAGAAAACAttccatagaaaactatattttgGCCATAATTCTACATGATTGTGCAGAAAATAGTGCCCAGAGTAGAGGAATTGTGTATCTCTGCACTTTCAGAATAGTGAAGGAAAATTGCTAATCAATTATTACTtactgttcttgtttgtttttccaaagaCAACAAACTTTCAATTGCCTCCTGCAGTCTTCCTTccttcaaataataaaaaaaagaaaaataataattatagcaTAATTTGGTCAATGTGGATCACTGAGGAAGTCATCCACATTTATATCTTCTTGACTGGATTACTGCAGTGCTCTGTATTCAGGCCAAAACGTTGGGTTATAATCAGAACTCCAAGCTGTCCAAAATTCAGTAGATAGGCTTGTAACGAGAACTAAACAGCTCCCATACAACTCGTAG
Protein-coding sequences here:
- the psmd12 gene encoding 26S proteasome non-ATPase regulatory subunit 12; this translates as MADERAERSDGKIVKMEVDYSSTVEQRLPECEKMAKEGRLQEAIESLLSLEKQTRTASDMVSTSKILVAIVQMCYEAKDWDSLNENVMLLSKRRSQLKQAVAKMVQECYKYVDAMTDLTIKLRLIDTLRTVTAGKIYVEIERARLTKTLANIKEQNGEVKEAAAILQELQVETYGSMEKKEKVEFILEQMRLCIAVKDYIRTQIISKKINTKFFQEEGTEESKLKYYNLMIQVDQHEGSYLSICKHYRAIYDTPCILEDSGKWQQALKSVVLYVILAPYDNEQSDLVHRINTDKKLEEIPKYKDLLKQFTTMELMRWASLVEDYGKELREGSPDSPATDVFSCTEEGEKRWKDLKNRVVEHNIRIMAKYYTRITMKRMAGLLDLSVDESEEFLSSLVVNKTIYAKVDRLAGIINFQRPKDPNDLLNDWSHKLNSLMSLVNKTTHLIAKEEMIHNLQ